From one Marinobacter sp. LV10MA510-1 genomic stretch:
- the recO gene encoding DNA repair protein RecO, which yields MSSKVMQEPGYVIHRRPWRETSLQIDVFTLNYGRVDLIARGASTSKSPLKAQLQPFQPLLLDWAGKGGLKTLTQVEVRPAPVLAQSQALFSGFYLNELMQRILPAADPYPLLFAAYLDAMAKLAAAAELEPVLRRFERSLALALGYDFAWDLATDSGAPVQAGWFYGYHPQQGIVERPGADVRVKKLRGVALLALAADDYSDIEARRVAKRVMRALVDYLLQGRPLHSRQLFIQSGAVK from the coding sequence ATGAGCAGCAAGGTAATGCAGGAGCCGGGCTATGTAATTCATCGCCGGCCCTGGCGTGAAACCAGCTTGCAGATAGACGTGTTCACCCTGAATTACGGCCGCGTTGACTTGATTGCCCGTGGCGCCAGTACCAGCAAAAGCCCGCTCAAAGCCCAGTTGCAACCGTTTCAGCCACTATTGTTGGACTGGGCTGGCAAGGGGGGACTAAAAACCCTGACTCAGGTAGAGGTTCGCCCGGCGCCGGTTCTGGCGCAATCGCAAGCACTGTTCAGCGGTTTTTATCTGAATGAACTGATGCAACGCATTCTGCCTGCGGCCGACCCTTATCCGCTGTTATTTGCTGCTTATCTGGATGCCATGGCCAAGCTTGCCGCTGCTGCTGAGCTGGAACCGGTGCTGCGGCGTTTCGAACGCAGTCTGGCGCTGGCCTTGGGTTACGATTTCGCCTGGGATCTGGCGACCGATAGCGGTGCGCCGGTGCAAGCAGGCTGGTTTTACGGATACCATCCGCAGCAGGGCATTGTTGAGCGCCCGGGTGCCGATGTGCGGGTAAAAAAACTCCGTGGCGTTGCGCTGCTCGCGCTGGCTGCCGATGATTACAGTGACATTGAAGCGCGCCGCGTCGCCAAACGGGTGATGCGTGCGCTGGTGGACTATTTGTTACAAGGGCGACCACTGCACAGCCGCCAACTTTTTATCCAGTCAGGAGCAGTAAAATGA
- the pdxJ gene encoding pyridoxine 5'-phosphate synthase: MNSRVLLGVNIDHVATLRQARGTRYPDPVQAALLAEEAGADGITIHPREDRRHIQDRDVLLLRDTLQTKMNLEMAVTDAMLDFAEQIRPACVCLVPEKREELTTEGGLDVEGQEARIAKACERLAAIGAEVSLFIDPDKTQIDAAVRCGAPVIELHTGEYAEASGAAADAAFKVLVEAVTYARKKGLVVNAGHGLNYHNTERVAAIAGINELNIGHAIIARAVFTGLKEAVRDMKALIDNACRR, translated from the coding sequence ATGAACTCCAGAGTATTGCTTGGTGTGAATATTGATCACGTGGCCACTTTACGCCAGGCCCGCGGCACGCGGTATCCCGATCCGGTACAGGCTGCATTGCTGGCGGAAGAAGCCGGCGCCGACGGCATAACCATTCACCCGCGGGAGGATCGCCGCCACATTCAAGACCGTGACGTGCTGCTGTTACGCGATACCTTGCAGACCAAAATGAACCTTGAGATGGCGGTAACCGACGCCATGTTGGATTTTGCCGAACAAATCCGCCCGGCCTGCGTGTGCCTGGTGCCTGAAAAGCGTGAAGAACTGACCACCGAGGGCGGTTTGGACGTTGAGGGCCAGGAAGCCCGCATCGCCAAAGCCTGCGAACGCCTGGCGGCCATAGGTGCGGAAGTGTCCCTGTTTATCGACCCGGACAAAACTCAGATTGATGCCGCCGTACGCTGTGGCGCGCCGGTAATTGAATTGCACACCGGCGAGTACGCCGAGGCCAGCGGCGCGGCTGCGGATGCGGCGTTCAAAGTATTGGTGGAAGCGGTCACCTACGCTCGCAAGAAGGGTTTGGTGGTTAACGCAGGCCACGGTCTGAATTATCACAACACCGAGCGGGTGGCCGCGATTGCCGGGATTAACGAGTTGAATATCGGCCACGCTATTATCGCCCGGGCGGTCTTCACCGGCCTGAAAGAAGCCGTGCGGGATATGAAAGCACTGATTGATAACGCTTGCCGGCGTTAG
- the rnc gene encoding ribonuclease III has protein sequence MSVQPDLEPLQRRIGYQFKSQERLLLALTHRSFGNQNNERLEFLGDSIVNMVIAEHLFRRFPKAREGQLSRLRARMVKGVTLAEIGREFDLGSYLRLGSGELKSGGFRRESILADAVESVIGAIYLDSDFVTCQAQILRWFDLRLQNLDLQDTQKDPKTRLQEYLQSRQFPLPIYDVLSVDGEAHNQTFHISCALSSLGRKTTGSGNSRRIAEQQAARNALKELGVEND, from the coding sequence ATGAGCGTTCAGCCCGACCTTGAGCCCTTGCAGCGACGTATCGGTTATCAGTTCAAATCCCAGGAACGTTTACTGCTGGCTCTGACTCACCGCAGTTTCGGCAATCAAAACAATGAACGCCTTGAGTTTCTGGGTGACTCCATTGTAAACATGGTGATCGCCGAGCATTTGTTCAGGCGCTTCCCCAAAGCCCGTGAAGGGCAGCTAAGCCGCTTGCGGGCGCGCATGGTCAAGGGCGTAACTCTGGCAGAAATTGGGCGGGAGTTTGATTTAGGCTCCTATCTGCGCTTGGGTTCAGGTGAGCTAAAAAGTGGCGGCTTTCGCCGTGAATCCATACTGGCAGATGCGGTAGAGTCGGTCATCGGCGCTATCTATCTGGACAGTGATTTTGTTACCTGTCAGGCTCAGATATTGCGTTGGTTTGATTTGCGCCTGCAGAATCTGGACTTACAGGATACCCAGAAAGACCCGAAAACCCGCCTGCAGGAATATCTTCAGTCGCGCCAGTTTCCGCTGCCGATTTATGACGTTCTGTCGGTTGACGGTGAAGCCCACAATCAGACATTTCACATATCCTGCGCGCTGTCCTCATTGGGGCGCAAAACCACAGGCAGCGGCAACAGTCGCCGCATAGCCGAACAGCAAGCCGCCCGTAATGCCCTGAAAGAACTGGGTGTGGAGAACGATTGA
- a CDS encoding DUF4845 domain-containing protein encodes MNNNSGSDMKKQRGASGLVMLVMVLFFGSLLTLLLKLGPAYMDDYTIQEALEGLNDTKGLSEMGPAEVRSQINKRLSVNNVRTLSAESITVDKDGDRVLIMVDYEVRSPVISNVDAVMHFKHAYDMSGQ; translated from the coding sequence ATGAATAACAACAGCGGGTCAGATATGAAAAAGCAGCGCGGCGCATCCGGGCTGGTCATGCTGGTCATGGTGCTGTTTTTTGGCAGCCTGCTAACCTTGTTGCTGAAGCTTGGGCCAGCGTACATGGATGATTACACCATCCAGGAAGCACTCGAAGGTCTGAACGATACCAAAGGATTGTCGGAAATGGGGCCAGCCGAAGTGCGTTCACAGATTAATAAGCGCCTGAGCGTGAACAATGTTCGCACTCTCAGCGCCGAGAGCATTACCGTTGACAAAGACGGTGATCGGGTACTGATTATGGTGGACTATGAAGTGCGCTCGCCGGTGATCAGTAACGTAGACGCCGTGATGCACTTCAAGCACGCTTACGATATGAGTGGCCAATGA
- the era gene encoding GTPase Era, with the protein MTDTTRPQDPDSRCGFVAIVGRPNVGKSTLMNHMLGQKLSITSRKPQTTRHQVLGIKTIGPVQAVYVDTPGMHEEQPRAINRYMNKAATSALKGVDVVVFVVDQLAWTTADELVLEKLSSLKCPVILAINKVDKMEKRETLLPHLDMLSRKRDFAEMIPVSALRETNLIPLEECVGRFLPQSVHFYPDDQITDRSERFMASEMVREKITRQLGAELPYSVAVEIEEFKHDGKTLHISAVILVEREGQKKIIIGDKGDRLRSIGQDARIDMERMFDNKVMLRLWVKVKRGWADSERALKSLGMNDF; encoded by the coding sequence ATGACGGATACAACCCGCCCGCAAGACCCTGACAGCCGTTGTGGCTTTGTGGCCATCGTAGGACGCCCCAATGTGGGCAAGTCTACCCTGATGAATCACATGCTGGGCCAGAAGCTCAGTATTACCTCGCGCAAGCCGCAAACCACCCGTCACCAGGTTCTGGGTATAAAAACCATTGGCCCGGTGCAGGCTGTGTATGTCGACACACCGGGTATGCATGAAGAACAACCACGGGCGATAAACCGATACATGAACAAGGCTGCTACTTCGGCCTTGAAAGGTGTCGACGTGGTGGTATTTGTGGTTGACCAGTTAGCCTGGACCACCGCCGATGAACTGGTGCTGGAGAAGCTTTCGAGCTTGAAATGCCCGGTGATTCTGGCGATCAACAAGGTCGACAAAATGGAAAAACGGGAAACCCTGCTACCGCATCTGGACATGCTGTCGCGTAAGCGCGATTTCGCCGAAATGATTCCCGTCTCGGCACTGCGCGAGACGAACCTGATACCGCTGGAAGAATGTGTCGGCCGCTTCCTGCCGCAGAGCGTGCACTTTTACCCAGACGACCAGATTACCGACCGCAGTGAGCGCTTTATGGCCTCGGAAATGGTGCGTGAGAAAATCACCCGCCAGCTAGGTGCCGAGTTGCCCTATTCGGTGGCGGTGGAAATAGAAGAGTTTAAGCACGATGGTAAAACTCTGCACATATCAGCCGTGATACTGGTTGAACGTGAAGGCCAGAAGAAAATCATCATTGGCGATAAGGGCGACCGCCTGCGCAGCATTGGCCAGGATGCGCGGATTGACATGGAGCGGATGTTCGACAACAAAGTCATGCTTCGGCTTTGGGTGAAGGTCAAACGCGGTTGGGCCGACAGTGAACGGGCTTTGAAAAGCCTGGGCATGAACGATTTCTGA
- the lepB gene encoding signal peptidase I, producing the protein MDIDFPLILVILTFVTGLVWLADKLFLRPRRAAKANAAAPEADSAAKEPYLVELSRSFFPVLVIVLVLRSFLVEPFQIPSGSMLPTLEVGDFILVNKFAYGLRLPVLGSKVVSIDDPDRGDVMVFRYPEDRKTNYIKRVVGLPGDQIRYRDKTLFINGEKVESRFVARLPPNEYRREQLGGVEHDIFLTKGRLGNGGEGEWQVPEGHYFVMGDNRDNSNDSRYWGTVPDDLVVGKAFAIWMHWESLASLPSFRRVGGIE; encoded by the coding sequence ATGGATATCGATTTTCCGCTAATTTTGGTCATTCTGACCTTTGTAACGGGTTTGGTCTGGCTCGCCGACAAGCTGTTTTTACGCCCGCGCCGCGCCGCCAAAGCGAATGCCGCGGCGCCTGAGGCAGACTCAGCCGCAAAAGAGCCTTATCTGGTTGAGCTGAGCCGTTCTTTTTTTCCGGTATTGGTCATTGTGTTGGTTTTGCGTTCGTTTCTGGTAGAGCCATTCCAGATTCCCTCTGGCTCTATGCTGCCTACCCTGGAGGTGGGCGATTTCATTCTGGTGAACAAGTTTGCTTATGGTCTTCGGCTGCCGGTTTTGGGCTCAAAAGTGGTCAGCATCGATGATCCAGATCGCGGTGATGTGATGGTGTTCCGCTACCCTGAAGATCGCAAAACCAATTACATAAAACGAGTGGTGGGGTTGCCCGGTGACCAGATTCGCTACCGCGATAAAACGCTGTTTATTAACGGTGAAAAAGTGGAGTCGCGATTTGTGGCGCGTCTGCCGCCCAACGAATACAGGCGCGAACAACTGGGTGGGGTAGAACACGATATTTTTCTGACCAAGGGCCGCCTGGGCAACGGTGGTGAAGGCGAATGGCAAGTGCCCGAAGGTCATTATTTTGTAATGGGTGACAACCGTGACAACAGCAATGACAGCCGCTACTGGGGCACGGTTCCAGACGACCTTGTTGTTGGCAAGGCCTTCGCCATCTGGATGCACTGGGAGTCGCTGGCCAGCTTGCCATCGTTTCGCCGGGTGGGTGGCATAGAATAA
- the lepA gene encoding translation elongation factor 4 → MTELSRIRNFSIIAHIDHGKSTLADRFIQTCGGLTSREMAEQVLDSMDIERERGITIKAQCVTLNYTARDGQVYKLNFIDTPGHVDFSYEVSRSLYACEGALLVVDAGQGVEAQSVANCYTAIEQGLEVVPVLNKMDLPQAEPERVAAEIEDIIGIDASSAVRCSAKSGMGVEDVLEDLIQKIPPPTGDRSAPLQALIIDSWFDNYLGVVSLVRVTQGVLRKGEKIVIKSTGKAWNADKVGIFNPKPHDTNILEAGDVGFVVAGIKAIHGAPVGDTIVHHKFADETPMLPGFKKIQPQVYAGLFPVSSDDYNDFRDALDKLTLNDASLFFEPESSDALGFGFRCGFLGMLHMEIIQERLEREYDIDLVTTAPTVIYEVLTKQGETLSVDSPSKLPDIGSIEEMREPIVQANILVPQEHLGNVIALCEQKRGVQKSMHFTTRQVQLTYELPMAEVVLDFFDRLKSVSRGFASLDYHFIRFQAANLVRLDVLINSERVDALALIVHRELANHKGRQLVEKMKELIPRQMFDIAIQAAIGNQVVSRVTVKALRKNVTAKCYGGDVSRKKKLLQKQKDGKKRMKQVGNVEVPQDAFLAVLKIDN, encoded by the coding sequence GTGTGTGACCCTGAATTACACAGCTCGTGATGGCCAGGTTTACAAACTCAATTTTATTGATACGCCGGGGCACGTGGACTTTTCTTACGAAGTGTCGCGGTCACTCTACGCGTGCGAAGGCGCGCTGCTGGTGGTGGACGCCGGGCAAGGCGTGGAAGCTCAGTCGGTGGCCAACTGCTACACCGCCATCGAACAGGGCCTGGAAGTGGTTCCGGTATTGAATAAGATGGATTTGCCGCAGGCAGAACCGGAGCGGGTAGCCGCCGAGATTGAAGACATCATTGGCATAGACGCCAGCAGCGCCGTGCGCTGCTCGGCAAAGAGCGGCATGGGTGTGGAAGACGTTCTGGAAGATCTGATCCAGAAAATTCCACCGCCAACAGGCGATCGTTCTGCCCCGCTGCAGGCACTGATTATCGACTCCTGGTTTGATAACTACCTGGGCGTTGTGTCGCTGGTGCGGGTGACCCAGGGTGTGCTGAGAAAGGGCGAAAAAATTGTTATCAAGTCGACGGGTAAGGCTTGGAATGCAGACAAAGTTGGCATTTTTAACCCAAAGCCCCACGACACCAACATTCTGGAAGCGGGTGATGTAGGTTTTGTGGTTGCCGGTATCAAAGCCATTCACGGCGCGCCGGTGGGCGATACCATTGTGCACCACAAATTTGCCGACGAAACCCCTATGCTGCCGGGTTTCAAGAAAATTCAGCCGCAGGTATACGCCGGTCTGTTTCCAGTCAGCTCCGACGATTACAACGATTTCCGCGATGCCTTGGATAAACTGACGCTGAATGATGCGTCCTTGTTTTTCGAGCCGGAAAGCTCTGACGCTTTGGGCTTTGGCTTCCGCTGTGGTTTCCTGGGCATGCTGCACATGGAAATTATTCAGGAGCGGCTGGAGCGTGAGTACGATATTGACCTGGTCACCACCGCGCCCACGGTTATTTATGAGGTGCTTACCAAACAGGGTGAGACCTTGTCGGTAGACAGCCCCTCAAAGTTGCCGGATATTGGCTCAATTGAGGAAATGCGTGAGCCCATTGTGCAAGCCAATATTTTGGTGCCGCAAGAGCATTTGGGGAATGTCATTGCCCTTTGCGAGCAAAAACGCGGCGTGCAAAAAAGTATGCACTTCACCACCAGACAGGTGCAGCTCACTTACGAGTTGCCCATGGCCGAAGTGGTTCTCGACTTTTTCGACCGGCTAAAATCCGTCAGCCGGGGCTTCGCATCACTGGATTACCACTTTATCCGGTTTCAGGCCGCCAATCTTGTGCGTCTGGATGTGCTGATCAATAGTGAGCGGGTGGATGCTTTGGCCTTGATTGTTCACCGTGAACTGGCGAATCACAAGGGTCGTCAACTGGTGGAAAAAATGAAAGAGCTGATTCCGCGGCAGATGTTTGATATTGCCATTCAAGCGGCTATCGGCAACCAGGTTGTGTCACGGGTGACGGTGAAAGCCTTGCGTAAGAACGTGACCGCCAAGTGTTATGGCGGCGATGTCAGTCGCAAAAAGAAACTGCTGCAAAAGCAGAAAGACGGTAAAAAACGCATGAAGCAAGTGGGTAACGTAGAAGTGCCCCAAGACGCGTTTTTAGCGGTATTGAAAATCGACAACTAG